The Candidatus Koribacter versatilis Ellin345 genome has a segment encoding these proteins:
- a CDS encoding sensor histidine kinase yields MPTNTSIAAKLTWMNIAVTTVALLVASVGFLFYDQSNARTSLVTSLSTQAQIIAANSVSALEFNDPESARQTLRALAASPNVEGAGLLTPDGQLFAEYWRSADVRVNVLPSLSPDKQQTVLFFSEKVTVIRNIDFGGRRIGAIYIRSNLSSLNERRNRFLKILFFVLLACMGAALIVSWLFRRTVAGPIAELADTAMKVSREKNYSLRAQPSLAHDELSTLITAFNEMLSQIQVRDAALLSARSELELRVQDRTKQLVAANRDLEAFSYSVSHDLRGPLEVVNGMSYIIHLQYGNELSPGLKDCLDRIDDASKRMNELIEDLLNLARVTKSEMHRERVDVSAMAREIFAELKQRHPQRVVEIVVASDAIVVGDAHLLRVAMDNLIGNAWKYSSNKSPSKIEFGVRRANGTPVYFIKDNGAGFDPRGMQRLFQPFQRLHPLSEFPGTGVGLATVQRIIQKHGGRIWAEGAVNEGATFSFTLDNAPES; encoded by the coding sequence ATGCCGACAAACACCTCCATCGCCGCCAAGCTCACGTGGATGAACATCGCGGTCACCACGGTCGCGCTGCTCGTCGCTTCCGTCGGCTTCCTCTTCTATGACCAGTCGAACGCGCGCACTAGTCTTGTCACCAGTTTGTCCACACAGGCACAGATCATCGCCGCGAACAGTGTCTCGGCACTCGAGTTCAACGATCCCGAGTCGGCCCGCCAAACTCTCCGAGCGCTTGCCGCGTCGCCAAACGTCGAAGGTGCGGGCCTGCTCACGCCGGACGGCCAGCTGTTCGCCGAGTACTGGCGCAGTGCCGACGTTCGCGTGAACGTGCTGCCATCGTTATCACCCGACAAGCAGCAAACCGTACTGTTCTTCAGTGAGAAGGTTACGGTCATCCGCAACATTGACTTCGGCGGACGCCGCATTGGCGCCATCTACATCCGCTCGAACCTCAGCTCGCTCAATGAGCGCCGCAATCGCTTCCTGAAGATTCTCTTCTTCGTACTGCTCGCCTGCATGGGCGCGGCTTTGATTGTCTCGTGGCTCTTCCGGCGCACGGTTGCGGGGCCGATCGCGGAACTGGCCGACACCGCGATGAAGGTGTCGCGGGAGAAGAATTACTCGCTACGCGCGCAACCAAGCTTGGCGCACGACGAACTCTCCACGCTCATCACCGCTTTCAACGAGATGCTGTCGCAAATCCAGGTGCGCGATGCCGCGCTGCTCAGCGCGCGCAGCGAACTCGAACTGCGCGTGCAGGACCGCACCAAGCAGTTGGTCGCAGCGAACCGCGACCTCGAGGCGTTCTCCTACTCGGTTTCTCACGATCTCCGCGGGCCGCTCGAAGTCGTGAATGGAATGAGCTACATCATTCACCTGCAATACGGCAACGAGCTCTCGCCGGGATTGAAGGACTGCCTCGACCGCATCGATGACGCCTCGAAGCGCATGAACGAACTGATCGAAGACCTGCTCAATCTCGCGCGCGTCACCAAGAGCGAGATGCACCGCGAGCGCGTGGACGTCTCCGCGATGGCGCGGGAGATCTTCGCCGAACTCAAACAACGCCATCCGCAGCGCGTGGTGGAAATCGTCGTTGCATCCGATGCGATCGTGGTGGGCGACGCGCATTTACTTCGCGTGGCGATGGATAATTTAATCGGCAACGCGTGGAAATATTCTTCCAACAAATCACCGAGCAAAATCGAATTTGGCGTTCGACGTGCGAATGGCACCCCGGTGTACTTCATCAAGGACAACGGTGCCGGCTTCGATCCGCGCGGGATGCAGCGTCTCTTCCAACCATTCCAGCGGTTGCATCCGCTATCGGAGTTTCCTGGGACGGGCGTCGGTCTTGCCACCGTGCAACGCATTATTCAAAAACACGGTGGACGCATCTGGGCCGAAGGTGCCGTGAACGAAGGCGCTACTTTTTCCTTCACCCTCGACAACGCTCCGGAATCCTAG
- a CDS encoding response regulator — translation MARSAIVPQVPFTYPALAEAPLVLCVDDEPAILELLEDVLTACGLRPLCTDDCNLALTLCEEPIDLVVLDYHMPQMDGLTLATKIRERNPNLPMIFFSGAPLPVESLAHASRVVHKSEGAMRLATTILQSIRARV, via the coding sequence ATGGCACGTAGCGCAATTGTTCCGCAGGTCCCATTCACCTATCCCGCCCTGGCCGAAGCTCCCCTGGTGCTTTGTGTCGACGACGAGCCCGCAATCCTCGAACTCCTGGAAGATGTTCTGACCGCGTGCGGTCTGCGCCCACTCTGCACCGATGACTGCAACCTGGCGCTCACGTTGTGTGAGGAGCCGATCGACCTGGTGGTGCTTGACTACCACATGCCACAGATGGACGGCCTCACGCTGGCGACCAAGATCCGTGAACGCAATCCGAACTTGCCGATGATTTTCTTTTCCGGTGCGCCGCTCCCGGTGGAGTCGCTGGCCCACGCCTCGCGCGTAGTTCACAAAAGCGAGGGCGCAATGCGCCTGGCCACCACCATCCTTCAGTCCATTCGGGCGAGAGTGTGA